The Nitrospira sp. SG-bin1 DNA window AGCAAAGGCAGTTTTGCGACCATTCGCCACGGCTGCTGGGCCACCGTCGGCCTGATCGATGATCGAGTCGTCGATGTTCATTACCGCTTTGTCCCACCGACATTCGACGCCTCAAACGATTGCGAAGAGATCTTCGAAGCCTGTCTACCGTAACGAGCGGACATGAACGTGGGTGTTTAGCCGATTTGCTCCTACCCATTGGCGATGGTCCGATGCGATGAACCTTACCCACAGTCGGGCATTATTTATTCTGAGCCTTTCTTTTTCCAGTTTCATTATTTGGCCATGTGAAGCATTCGCTCTGGAGAAGTATGGCCGACCTCTCCCACAGCTGAAGGCAACCGAAAATGAGCGAAGGGCAGAGGAAAGCCTTTTCGCCGGTTATTTCCTCACCGGTGTCTTTGCATCCAACCCCACCTTTGCAGCGAGGCCGGATAATACCGGCCTCGTAGGTCTGCGCCACATGCTTCATTTGGAAACGGATCTCTATAGGCAATACCTGACGTTTTACACGGACCAGAACTTTTTCTCCGACCGCACCAACGGCTGGATCGAATTGAGTGAGTGGGACGGGACGTACGCTCTAACCGGTGTGCTCGGTCACTTCAACTGGCGCCTTCAATACGAACGTGACGCGCCGCTCGACCGTCGAGGTATTACGCAAGAGTATGCGGATGTTTTGGCGACGGCAAAATTTCAGGCAGTCCAGGATTTTCCTGGATGGCAGCGCCGTTTCCTCAACCAAAACTTGACGGCTTACGCCGGAGCCGGCTGGCTGTTCCATAACCACAATTACTTTGCACGGCCAGACAATACCGGCCGAGCCCTCTTTCGGTACGTCGCTCACGTCGATTTGGATCTCTACAAGAATAAATTGGTGCTGTACGGCGATATCAATCTGTTTACGGATCGCGACGCCGGCAATCAAGTTGCACCGACGGAATTGGATTGGATCATCGGGCTGGCCGCACGGTGGCGAAATATGGAACTGGCCGTCTATCACGAACAAGACCAGCCGTTGGATCGACCGGGACTGGTCCAGAAATACTTGGCAGTCCAACTCCGCTTCTCGTTCGATATTTCCAAGAGGGACCTCGGCATCGGAGTGATCAAACCGACGGCGGTTTCTCAGTGAGGGAGGTCGAGAATCTTCGTCAGGATCCTGTCTGAAAGACGATCCGGAAGAATCTTTACCATCAATGCACGCAGCTTGGCATCCTTGCCGACCAGATAGCGTGTTTTGGGGTAGGGTGACGTCAGCGCATCTGCGACCACTTTGGCCACCGCATCAGCCGAGATCGCCCGCTTCGAGGCTTCTCCGACCACCTTCCTCACGGCGTCCACGATAGGCTGATAGAGCGTGCGTAGGTCCGTCTCTATGGCTGCCTCTCGTCCGACAGCCTCGTCAGCGGACTTGGTCCAGATCGGCGTCGCAATGGCACCGGGCTCGATAATGGAGACCTGAATGCCCCATTGTTGGACTTCGAGACGCAACGCGTCCGTAATGGCTTCCAGTGCGAATTTGGATGCCGAATAGGGGCCCATCAGCGGCATCGTCGAAAGTCCTGCGATGGAACCCATATTCACGATACGACCACGCGCCTGCCGGATCAGTGGCAGAAACGCTTGGGTGACGGCCACTTGGCCGATGACATTCACTTCGAGTTGTCTTCGAAAATCGGTGATGGGAATCGCTTCGAGCGGCGCCGGCACCGCAATACCGGCATTATTCACTAATCCATACAGCCCATTCGTTCCGATTCGTTCTGAAACGATCGCGTGAGACCGTTGAATCGTCGCGCTGTCCGTGACATCGAGCATGATAGGTCTCAGCCGATCCGAGCTGATCCGTTGCAGCACCACGCCGTCATCCAGCTTCCGCACTCCGGCAAAAACCGTGAAGCCCAACCGATCGAGATGCAGCGCACAGGCCGCTCCAATGCCCGTGGACGCCCCCGTGATGACTACCGCACGATTGTCCCCGATCGACATCTCGCTCCTCCGGAATC harbors:
- a CDS encoding short-chain dehydrogenase/reductase — its product is MSIGDNRAVVITGASTGIGAACALHLDRLGFTVFAGVRKLDDGVVLQRISSDRLRPIMLDVTDSATIQRSHAIVSERIGTNGLYGLVNNAGIAVPAPLEAIPITDFRRQLEVNVIGQVAVTQAFLPLIRQARGRIVNMGSIAGLSTMPLMGPYSASKFALEAITDALRLEVQQWGIQVSIIEPGAIATPIWTKSADEAVGREAAIETDLRTLYQPIVDAVRKVVGEASKRAISADAVAKVVADALTSPYPKTRYLVGKDAKLRALMVKILPDRLSDRILTKILDLPH